The [Eubacterium] siraeum genome contains a region encoding:
- a CDS encoding NPXTG-anchored protein, which yields MKLRKIMAGIVATSVAGTMAVAASAQYDAFIMYASGSWYPSTMDASGHSEDAASGTVTEWTAGTAEVTKDGTYTVSVSGIKASAVDEETGEEIMAPTPGEGAAVFNVDIPDLSTALGIGANCEGYDATMTAAQKMEFAKSKGINVTDVKITQVTDGETTEVAVDSSKIFFGDIEGNGKFRIELYNQFGETKNDAPLNVADIYFNESLNVTFTISGIDAITGGNIKPADTTAPADTTAPADTTAPTTGDSTKPNTNTGVEGVAAVAGVALLAAGAVVVAKKRK from the coding sequence ATGAAGTTAAGAAAAATTATGGCAGGCATTGTTGCTACATCAGTAGCAGGTACAATGGCTGTTGCAGCATCAGCACAGTATGATGCATTCATTATGTACGCATCAGGCAGTTGGTATCCCTCAACTATGGATGCCAGCGGTCATTCTGAGGACGCTGCTTCAGGCACAGTCACAGAGTGGACAGCAGGTACTGCAGAAGTTACTAAGGACGGTACATACACAGTATCTGTCTCTGGCATCAAGGCTTCCGCTGTTGATGAAGAAACAGGCGAAGAAATAATGGCTCCTACACCGGGCGAAGGCGCTGCAGTATTCAACGTTGATATCCCTGACCTCAGTACAGCTTTAGGTATCGGCGCAAATTGCGAAGGCTATGATGCGACTATGACAGCCGCTCAAAAGATGGAATTTGCTAAGTCTAAGGGCATTAACGTAACCGACGTTAAGATCACACAGGTTACGGACGGCGAAACAACAGAAGTTGCTGTTGATTCAAGCAAGATCTTCTTCGGTGATATCGAAGGTAACGGCAAGTTCCGTATCGAGCTTTACAACCAGTTCGGTGAAACAAAGAATGATGCTCCTTTAAATGTTGCGGACATCTACTTCAATGAGAGCCTGAATGTTACATTCACAATCTCAGGTATCGACGCTATCACGGGTGGAAACATTAAACCCGCTGATACAACAGCTCCTGCTGACACAACAGCTCCCGCTGATACAACAGCTCCCACAACAGGCGATTCTACAAAGCCCAACACAAACACAGGTGTTGAAGGCGTTGCAGCAGTTGCAGGCGTTGCACTTCTCGCAGCCGGCGCTGTAGTAGTTGCTAAGAAGAGAAAGTAA
- a CDS encoding ankyrin repeat domain-containing protein, with protein sequence MNENELKELFERRNISEIRHAVDNHREIKERVLAWAVEHGNTELVHYVMNCTTQEEYERFENTPLESACLCGNYGMVKFIAENEKSPYFSQDNSLFYAAAYGDRGIIRCLIENGYDVNMKDGYGGNALEWAAQENRISNAKMLIESGCDVNNLNGEGMTALYTACAEGNTDMARLLLNNNAEPDRTEDATPLIIASCYGKIDCAELLLEHGSDVNTIDNEGRTALFYAMVYGQDEIEKLLSAHGASYDICDKDGVSPGQLKDEGVREQVYSELMGEEE encoded by the coding sequence GTGAACGAAAACGAACTCAAAGAACTATTTGAAAGAAGAAATATTTCTGAAATCAGACATGCTGTTGATAACCACCGGGAAATAAAAGAGCGTGTGCTTGCATGGGCGGTTGAACACGGAAACACTGAGCTTGTGCATTATGTAATGAATTGCACAACGCAGGAGGAGTATGAGCGGTTTGAGAATACTCCGCTTGAGAGTGCATGTCTTTGCGGAAACTACGGCATGGTAAAATTTATTGCAGAGAACGAAAAATCTCCGTATTTTTCGCAGGATAATTCGCTTTTCTATGCGGCTGCATACGGTGACAGAGGAATTATCCGCTGTCTTATTGAAAACGGTTATGACGTCAACATGAAAGACGGTTACGGCGGAAACGCACTTGAATGGGCGGCGCAGGAAAACCGCATTTCAAACGCAAAAATGCTGATAGAAAGCGGCTGTGATGTAAATAATCTGAACGGCGAGGGTATGACGGCACTTTATACCGCATGTGCAGAGGGCAATACCGATATGGCAAGGTTACTGCTCAATAATAACGCAGAGCCTGACAGAACGGAGGACGCAACACCGCTTATTATAGCAAGCTGTTACGGAAAGATTGATTGTGCCGAGTTATTGCTTGAGCACGGATCCGATGTAAATACTATTGATAATGAGGGCAGAACGGCACTGTTCTATGCAATGGTGTACGGACAGGACGAGATAGAAAAACTGCTATCGGCTCACGGAGCTTCTTATGATATCTGCGATAAGGACGGTGTTTCGCCAGGGCAGCTTAAAGATGAGGGTGTAAGGGAGCAGGTTTATAGTGAGCTTATGGGGGAGGAAGAATGA
- a CDS encoding chloride channel protein, with amino-acid sequence MNKLLNHLRIRSERLYITLKTFFKWLLLSGITGICCGVIGSLFHLCMEFATEFRTGHSFMVYFLPVAGLVIVFLYSICGLKNDPGTNIIITSIRTEGKIPVRMAPLIFISAFITHLFGGSAGREGAALQIGGGLSAEIARILKMDERNGNLLVMCGMSGLFSALFGTPVTATFFAMEVISVGVFYYSAIVPCFFSAAVALGISHLFGIVPVTYKVAIPDISVTNIAFAMILGVGTALLSVVFCYSLHKLSKLLSAKIKNNYIRIFVCGCAIVILTAVFGTDYNGAGMNIIADAMSGTTRPEAFALKLLFTVITIAGGYKGGEIVPSFFIGATFGNLFGTLVGLPPQFTAALGLVSLFCGVVNCPVTSLLLSIELFGGEGIIFFAAACSVSYILSGYYGLYTGQKIMYSKLHSKYINRHTK; translated from the coding sequence ATGAACAAACTGCTTAATCATCTGCGTATCCGCAGTGAAAGGCTCTACATAACGCTTAAAACATTTTTCAAGTGGCTTTTGCTGTCGGGGATAACGGGCATTTGCTGTGGCGTTATCGGCTCGCTGTTCCATCTTTGCATGGAGTTTGCGACAGAATTCCGCACAGGGCATTCATTTATGGTATACTTCCTGCCGGTCGCAGGTCTTGTAATAGTTTTCCTCTACAGTATCTGCGGTCTGAAAAACGATCCCGGCACCAATATAATAATCACCTCAATCAGAACCGAGGGAAAAATACCGGTCAGAATGGCTCCTCTTATTTTCATATCCGCCTTTATCACTCATCTGTTCGGAGGTTCGGCAGGTCGTGAGGGTGCGGCGCTCCAGATAGGCGGAGGGCTGTCGGCGGAAATAGCAAGAATTCTCAAGATGGATGAACGCAACGGTAATCTTCTGGTAATGTGCGGAATGAGCGGACTATTTTCGGCACTGTTCGGTACTCCTGTCACTGCAACATTCTTCGCTATGGAGGTTATCAGCGTAGGAGTGTTTTATTACTCGGCTATCGTGCCGTGCTTTTTCTCTGCGGCGGTTGCGCTGGGAATATCGCACCTGTTCGGAATAGTGCCGGTGACATATAAAGTAGCGATACCGGATATTTCCGTTACGAACATAGCGTTTGCGATGATACTCGGCGTAGGCACGGCATTGCTAAGCGTTGTCTTCTGCTATTCGCTCCATAAGCTGTCAAAGCTGTTATCGGCAAAAATCAAGAACAACTATATCAGAATTTTCGTATGCGGCTGTGCGATAGTAATACTGACCGCCGTATTCGGAACGGATTATAACGGAGCGGGAATGAATATCATTGCTGACGCTATGTCCGGCACTACACGCCCAGAAGCATTCGCACTGAAGCTGTTATTCACTGTGATAACCATTGCAGGCGGCTACAAGGGCGGAGAGATAGTTCCGTCATTTTTCATAGGCGCTACATTCGGAAATCTGTTCGGAACACTGGTCGGTCTGCCGCCTCAGTTCACTGCCGCACTCGGACTTGTTTCGCTGTTCTGCGGCGTGGTAAACTGCCCTGTAACCTCGCTTTTACTCAGCATTGAGCTTTTCGGCGGAGAGGGCATAATATTCTTTGCCGCCGCCTGCTCGGTAAGCTACATTTTATCGGGCTACTACGGACTTTACACGGGTCAGAAGATAATGTACTCAAAACTGCACAGCAAGTACATAAACAGGCATACAAAATAA
- the efp gene encoding elongation factor P: MITAGDFRNGMTFEEDGNVMQIIEFQHVKPGKGAAFVRTKIRNVITGSVVEKSYNPTAKFPTAYVERKDMEYTYNDGDLYHFMDSETYEDVPINKAELSDNFKFVKENMVCKVLSYKGKVFGVEPPNFVELEITDTDPGFRGDTATNVTKPATLETGAEIRVPLFVEIGDIIRIDTRTGEYMERVTNK, translated from the coding sequence ATGATCACAGCAGGCGATTTCAGAAACGGTATGACCTTTGAAGAGGACGGCAACGTAATGCAGATCATTGAGTTCCAGCACGTAAAGCCCGGTAAAGGTGCCGCTTTCGTCAGAACCAAGATCAGAAACGTAATTACCGGCTCGGTAGTTGAAAAGTCCTACAACCCCACAGCTAAGTTCCCCACAGCTTATGTTGAAAGAAAAGACATGGAGTACACCTATAATGACGGCGATCTCTATCACTTCATGGATTCAGAGACATACGAGGACGTGCCGATAAACAAGGCAGAGCTTTCGGACAACTTCAAGTTCGTAAAGGAAAATATGGTATGTAAAGTTCTTTCATATAAGGGCAAGGTTTTCGGTGTAGAGCCTCCCAACTTTGTAGAGCTTGAAATCACAGATACAGACCCCGGCTTCAGAGGCGATACAGCTACAAACGTAACTAAGCCCGCTACTCTTGAAACAGGCGCTGAAATCCGTGTTCCTCTGTTCGTTGAGATCGGAGATATAATCCGTATCGATACAAGAACAGGCGAATATATGGAGCGTGTAACAAACAAGTAA
- a CDS encoding sodium ion-translocating decarboxylase subunit beta, producing MEILDVFWNALVALAQKSGFCNITPQQGFMIAVSFLLMYLAIVRKFEPLLLLPIAFGMMLTNIPGANMFHPEMFGISPDPAIAANFAENGVNYGEVLHNGGLLDILYLGVKLQIFPPLIFLGIGCMTDFGPLIANPKSLLLGAAAQLGIFVTFLGACAFSLTGIEGVDFSFKEAASIGIIGGADGPTAIFLTSKLAPQLLGSIAVAAYSYMALVPVIQPPIMKLLTTKKERAIVMESLRPVTKREKIIFPVAVTLIVAFIVPDATPLVGMLMLGNLFRESGVVDRLVKTASNELMNIITIMLGTVVGATATAENFLTVKTLIIVALGLIAFCFGTAGGLLLAKIMNKLSGGKINPLIGSAGVSAVPMAARVSQTVGSKENPSNFLLMHAMGPNVAGVIGSAVAAGVLLNIFG from the coding sequence ATGGAAATTTTAGACGTTTTCTGGAATGCCCTTGTTGCGCTTGCACAAAAATCGGGCTTCTGTAACATAACCCCTCAGCAGGGATTTATGATAGCCGTTTCATTCTTACTTATGTATCTTGCGATAGTAAGAAAGTTTGAACCTCTGCTGTTACTGCCTATCGCCTTTGGTATGATGCTTACCAATATTCCCGGTGCGAATATGTTCCACCCGGAAATGTTCGGTATCAGCCCTGACCCTGCGATAGCGGCGAACTTTGCCGAAAACGGTGTCAACTACGGCGAGGTGCTTCATAACGGCGGTCTGCTTGATATACTGTATCTCGGCGTTAAGCTTCAGATATTCCCTCCGCTGATATTCTTAGGTATCGGCTGTATGACAGACTTCGGTCCTCTGATAGCAAACCCCAAGAGCTTACTGCTCGGTGCAGCTGCACAGCTTGGTATCTTCGTAACCTTCCTCGGTGCCTGCGCATTCAGCCTTACCGGTATTGAAGGTGTCGACTTCTCATTTAAAGAAGCCGCTTCAATAGGTATCATAGGCGGTGCGGACGGACCTACGGCGATATTCCTTACTTCAAAGCTGGCTCCGCAGCTACTCGGCTCGATAGCGGTTGCCGCATATTCATATATGGCGCTCGTTCCCGTAATCCAGCCTCCTATAATGAAGCTGCTCACAACAAAGAAAGAACGTGCCATTGTAATGGAGAGCTTACGTCCCGTTACAAAGAGAGAAAAGATAATATTCCCTGTAGCAGTTACGCTTATCGTTGCTTTCATCGTTCCCGACGCTACTCCCCTTGTTGGTATGCTGATGCTCGGTAACCTCTTCAGAGAGAGCGGTGTTGTTGACAGACTTGTAAAGACAGCATCAAACGAGCTGATGAACATTATCACTATAATGCTCGGTACGGTTGTAGGTGCTACAGCAACAGCCGAAAACTTCCTGACAGTAAAGACGCTTATTATAGTTGCACTCGGACTTATCGCATTCTGCTTCGGTACAGCAGGCGGTCTGTTACTTGCAAAGATCATGAACAAGCTCTCAGGCGGCAAGATAAACCCCCTTATCGGTTCAGCAGGTGTATCCGCTGTTCCTATGGCTGCCCGTGTTTCGCAGACAGTCGGCTCTAAGGAAAACCCCTCAAACTTCCTTCTCATGCACGCTATGGGACCGAACGTTGCAGGTGTTATCGGTTCTGCCGTTGCCGCAGGTGTTCTTCTGAATATCTTCGGTTAA
- a CDS encoding OadG family transporter subunit, with product MTDNLLRTMAIITEKTAAENISGMWATVITGMVVVFLILGLLIGLLYIISFFCNLGNKKKKDAKPDQTVAQPAPAPAPVELIEEDENDDEVIAVISAAIAAYTAGDGKTYAIKRIKRAEKQPRSSWGNAGVNENTRSF from the coding sequence ATGACGGACAATTTACTGCGTACTATGGCGATAATCACCGAAAAGACAGCCGCTGAAAACATAAGCGGTATGTGGGCAACGGTTATTACCGGTATGGTTGTTGTTTTCCTGATCTTAGGACTGCTTATAGGACTGCTTTACATCATTTCCTTCTTCTGCAATCTGGGAAACAAGAAGAAAAAGGATGCTAAGCCTGACCAGACAGTCGCTCAGCCTGCACCGGCTCCCGCTCCTGTTGAGCTTATCGAAGAGGACGAGAACGACGATGAGGTTATTGCTGTTATTTCAGCCGCAATCGCCGCTTATACGGCAGGTGACGGAAAGACCTATGCAATCAAGAGAATCAAACGTGCCGAGAAACAGCCTCGTTCAAGCTGGGGCAATGCGGGTGTAAACGAGAATACCCGTTCGTTTTAA
- a CDS encoding aldose 1-epimerase family protein: MTTELKTKNAKAVIASEGAELKSLVIGGREIMWCGDPAFWGKTSPVLFPAIGNVKNNNTIIDGKEISLTKHGFARDNTFTTVRKSGNSLILQYKYAPVKNGYPYSVELCLQYNLFDDRIEICYSVFNPEYHSIPFCIGAHPAIACDDLDNCTLVFEKREKASTPVMDLNTRLFRSKERIQRLDGSSKLPLSYDMFDNDVVYFDNIKSRAVKLVQGKKTLACIAFEGFETLGLWTPAGKRAGFICIEPWCGSDDYDDDSGIFKEKKGIQILEGKKFARYKMVISAQ, translated from the coding sequence ATGACAACTGAGCTGAAAACAAAAAATGCCAAAGCCGTAATAGCTTCAGAGGGCGCAGAGCTTAAATCGCTTGTAATAGGCGGCAGAGAGATAATGTGGTGCGGCGACCCTGCTTTCTGGGGAAAGACTTCGCCCGTGCTTTTTCCTGCGATAGGAAATGTAAAAAACAACAATACCATAATTGACGGGAAGGAAATCTCTCTTACAAAGCACGGATTTGCCCGTGACAATACATTTACAACAGTAAGAAAAAGCGGCAACTCGCTTATTCTGCAGTACAAGTACGCACCCGTAAAAAACGGCTATCCATATAGCGTTGAACTTTGCCTACAGTACAATCTGTTTGACGACAGGATAGAAATCTGCTACAGCGTTTTCAATCCCGAGTATCACAGCATACCGTTCTGCATCGGAGCGCATCCTGCCATAGCCTGCGATGATCTTGACAACTGCACGCTGGTATTTGAAAAGCGTGAGAAAGCATCGACTCCGGTTATGGATCTTAATACAAGGCTGTTCAGAAGCAAGGAACGCATACAGCGTCTTGACGGCTCGTCAAAGCTGCCGCTGAGCTACGATATGTTTGATAACGATGTGGTTTATTTTGATAACATAAAGTCAAGAGCCGTAAAGCTCGTTCAGGGCAAAAAGACGCTTGCCTGCATAGCTTTTGAGGGCTTCGAAACGCTCGGACTGTGGACACCTGCGGGAAAGCGTGCAGGATTCATCTGCATTGAGCCGTGGTGCGGCAGTGACGATTATGATGATGACAGCGGAATCTTCAAGGAAAAGAAGGGTATACAGATACTCGAAGGCAAAAAATTCGCAAGATACAAGATGGTTATCAGCGCACAGTAA
- a CDS encoding Mrp/NBP35 family ATP-binding protein, whose product MSECTHDCSSCSQNCGERKTPQSFLEKPHELSHIKKVIGIVSGKGGVGKSMVTSLLAVAMQRKGFKTAVLDADITGPSIPKAFGLHGKATGDNNGIYPVMTKTGIEVMSVNLLLPDETDPVVWRGPVIANTVKQFWTDVIWNDVDYMFVDMPPGTGDVPLTVFQSLPVDGIIVVTSPQELVSMIVGKAVKMAEMMDVSVLGIVENMSYFECPDCKSRHSIFGESHIDEVAAKYGIKNIARMPINPKLAAACDKGLIELYDGNWLDETTDMLEKL is encoded by the coding sequence ATGAGCGAATGTACTCACGATTGCAGTTCATGTTCACAGAACTGCGGTGAAAGAAAGACACCTCAGAGCTTTCTTGAAAAGCCCCACGAGCTGTCACATATAAAGAAGGTTATAGGAATTGTCAGCGGTAAGGGCGGCGTAGGTAAGTCTATGGTCACATCTCTCCTTGCCGTAGCTATGCAGAGAAAAGGCTTCAAGACGGCAGTTCTTGACGCAGATATAACAGGTCCGTCTATCCCTAAGGCGTTTGGTCTTCACGGAAAAGCTACCGGCGATAACAACGGCATCTACCCCGTTATGACAAAGACCGGTATTGAGGTCATGTCTGTTAACCTGCTTCTGCCCGATGAAACCGACCCTGTTGTATGGAGAGGTCCTGTTATCGCAAATACCGTAAAGCAGTTCTGGACTGACGTAATCTGGAACGATGTTGATTATATGTTTGTCGATATGCCTCCCGGAACGGGCGATGTACCGCTTACCGTGTTCCAGTCACTTCCCGTTGACGGAATTATTGTTGTAACCTCTCCTCAGGAGCTGGTTTCGATGATTGTCGGCAAGGCTGTTAAAATGGCTGAAATGATGGACGTTTCCGTACTCGGTATAGTTGAAAATATGTCTTATTTCGAATGCCCCGACTGCAAGTCACGTCACAGTATATTCGGTGAAAGTCATATAGACGAAGTTGCCGCAAAATACGGCATAAAGAATATAGCGAGAATGCCTATCAACCCGAAATTAGCCGCAGCCTGCGATAAGGGTCTTATCGAGCTTTATGACGGAAATTGGCTTGACGAAACGACCGATATGCTCGAAAAGCTGTAA
- a CDS encoding biotin--[acetyl-CoA-carboxylase] ligase, with product MKLKEQVLLILMSSKGKFVSGEEISKQLYVSRNAVWKAINSLRADGFIIDAAQNKGYLLSGGETDDFTRYGILRIRQLLKKSAADADITIKDIVTSTNTLLRISAENGAPSKTVLIANEQTEGRGRHGKSFYSPADTGIYMSVLLRPDFKADKAFFITAGAAVSVVRAIKKVCGIEAGIKWINDIMLNGKKICGILTEAVTDFESGSLQYAVMGLGVNISRPKGGFPSEISDIASSLYSEEAAGNELKCALAAEILNNFFDICERMSVDKLTEEYKSYSVVLGKRIRVISSNAEYYATAVDIDKNARLIVRDENGDMHTLSSAEVSVREGQI from the coding sequence ATGAAATTGAAAGAACAAGTCCTGCTTATACTTATGAGCAGTAAAGGGAAATTCGTTTCCGGCGAAGAAATTTCAAAGCAGCTTTACGTCAGCCGTAACGCTGTCTGGAAAGCTATCAACTCTTTAAGGGCGGACGGATTTATAATTGATGCGGCGCAAAACAAGGGCTATCTGCTTTCGGGCGGCGAAACGGACGATTTCACACGCTACGGTATTCTTCGCATAAGGCAGTTGCTGAAAAAATCTGCCGCCGATGCTGATATTACGATAAAGGATATTGTAACATCCACAAATACCCTGCTCCGCATATCCGCTGAAAACGGCGCACCAAGCAAAACCGTTCTTATTGCAAACGAGCAGACCGAAGGCAGAGGCAGACACGGAAAGAGCTTCTACTCGCCTGCCGACACCGGCATTTATATGTCTGTGCTTCTCCGCCCCGATTTCAAAGCCGACAAAGCGTTCTTCATAACCGCAGGTGCGGCTGTATCGGTTGTAAGAGCCATCAAAAAGGTATGCGGAATAGAAGCCGGTATCAAGTGGATAAACGATATAATGCTGAACGGCAAAAAAATCTGCGGTATCCTCACCGAAGCGGTCACCGACTTTGAAAGCGGAAGCCTGCAATATGCCGTAATGGGACTCGGTGTCAATATCAGCCGTCCGAAAGGCGGTTTCCCGTCCGAGATTTCCGATATTGCCTCAAGCCTTTATTCCGAAGAAGCGGCAGGAAACGAGCTGAAATGCGCTCTTGCCGCCGAAATACTTAACAACTTCTTCGATATATGCGAACGTATGTCCGTAGATAAGCTGACGGAAGAGTACAAAAGCTACTCGGTCGTGCTTGGAAAGCGGATAAGGGTCATATCGTCAAATGCGGAATATTATGCTACCGCCGTTGACATTGATAAAAATGCAAGATTGATAGTAAGAGATGAAAACGGGGATATGCACACGTTGTCATCTGCAGAAGTTTCCGTCAGAGAGGGTCAGATATAA
- a CDS encoding methyl-accepting chemotaxis protein, giving the protein MSAKKDISKEFDKISDGAKQVQKKRKSLTGRIFKWMCLAVGGSLLIVGGVNIGINYNFLQESLKNQLTEVADMSSNTVSNQLSSITAELQQIAYDSGFDDLTDTGTLSTKCFSILTKNPMLTDIKIVNTNGKCFYAETLDYSENDSFKKAVETKKTAQGEPYAAKDLKHVLMDVAIPMFDSDNTTLRSVLMACVDMNTFSAVIGQTKIGETGYAMAIDQTGTIIAYPDETKLTERINYKTLAQADSSYQGIADCISNAIKGEKGFAEVTLDGVDKYVTYAPIANTEGWSCLVVATPSEYTDSIKMSLCIGTAVAVICFVVSVLVILTIVKKVIKPVKLCSDRIVTLSQGDLHAEPLDFGKNIDKEISQLSESTNQITTQINAIITDLDNMLAALGNGDLTYSPADVYIGDFAKLRASYERIMLSLNKTMSGISTAGVQVSNGAEQVSSAAANLSEGATRQAASVEELSASLAEVSEKVNRNAARAGDAAKNSEQAAKLVDSGNEKMNILLEAMHKIDDTSKQIANIIRAIDDISFQTNILALNAAVEAARAGEAGKGFAVVADEVRNLAGKVAQAASDTTTLIGDSIKAVEDGTAIANDTAQTLALIVETTTQTADLIEDISTACEEQATAISQITAGVDQISSVVQTNSATSEECAASAEELSSQATILDGMVSKFKLSKKAIAEEPEKAAGKADESEKTASAKPEKADNPEAKKPSEPKRDKEKPAKSKQEIKKTTAEAKEIKAEKPAVASKPADIITDKKVPESKPIASTQIKKNESKPVANTQIKKTESKPVASTQIKKNESKPVANTQIKKNESKPVSNTQKKKIESTDENKKKNSESAIKAISADFKTEKAKTEAPAQKKAKAIGISHFDTAVNSENEFTEDANDKY; this is encoded by the coding sequence ATGTCAGCTAAAAAGGATATATCAAAAGAATTTGACAAAATCTCCGACGGTGCAAAGCAGGTGCAGAAAAAGCGTAAATCGCTCACAGGCAGGATATTCAAATGGATGTGTCTTGCGGTAGGCGGCTCGCTCCTTATCGTCGGCGGTGTGAATATAGGCATAAACTACAACTTTTTACAGGAGTCGCTGAAAAATCAGCTGACCGAGGTTGCGGATATGTCTTCGAATACCGTTTCCAATCAGCTCAGCTCCATCACTGCGGAGCTGCAGCAGATTGCGTATGATTCGGGATTTGACGATCTGACGGATACGGGTACTCTTTCCACAAAGTGCTTCTCGATACTTACAAAGAACCCTATGCTGACCGATATTAAGATCGTGAATACAAACGGCAAGTGTTTCTATGCCGAAACGCTTGATTACTCGGAAAACGATAGCTTCAAAAAGGCTGTGGAAACCAAAAAAACAGCACAGGGCGAGCCTTATGCCGCAAAGGATCTGAAGCACGTTCTTATGGACGTTGCGATACCTATGTTCGACAGCGACAATACAACGCTCAGAAGCGTACTTATGGCGTGTGTTGACATGAACACATTCTCAGCCGTTATAGGTCAGACAAAAATAGGCGAAACAGGCTATGCCATGGCGATAGACCAGACGGGTACGATAATTGCGTATCCCGATGAAACCAAGCTGACAGAGCGTATAAACTACAAGACGCTTGCGCAGGCGGACAGCTCATATCAGGGCATAGCGGACTGCATAAGCAATGCCATAAAAGGCGAAAAAGGCTTTGCGGAGGTCACGCTTGACGGCGTGGATAAATATGTCACCTATGCTCCTATTGCGAATACGGAAGGATGGAGCTGTCTTGTTGTCGCTACCCCGTCGGAATACACGGACAGCATAAAGATGTCGCTGTGTATAGGAACTGCGGTAGCCGTTATCTGCTTTGTCGTATCGGTACTGGTAATCCTCACGATAGTCAAGAAGGTAATCAAGCCCGTCAAGCTCTGCTCTGACAGGATAGTGACGCTTTCACAGGGAGATCTTCATGCCGAGCCGCTCGACTTCGGCAAAAATATCGACAAGGAAATAAGCCAGCTCAGCGAAAGCACAAATCAGATAACAACACAGATAAACGCAATTATCACAGACCTTGACAATATGCTCGCTGCACTCGGAAACGGCGATCTTACATATTCTCCTGCCGATGTTTATATTGGTGATTTTGCAAAGCTGAGAGCTTCATACGAAAGAATAATGCTCTCACTCAACAAGACGATGAGCGGTATCAGCACAGCAGGCGTTCAGGTATCGAACGGTGCGGAGCAGGTATCATCTGCCGCCGCAAATCTTTCGGAGGGTGCTACAAGGCAGGCGGCTTCAGTGGAAGAACTTTCCGCTTCGCTTGCGGAAGTATCCGAAAAGGTAAACCGCAATGCCGCAAGAGCCGGCGACGCAGCCAAGAATTCCGAACAAGCCGCAAAGCTTGTTGATTCGGGAAATGAGAAGATGAATATTCTGCTTGAGGCTATGCACAAGATAGACGATACTTCAAAGCAGATAGCAAATATCATAAGAGCCATCGACGATATTTCGTTCCAGACGAATATTCTTGCACTCAATGCCGCCGTTGAAGCGGCAAGAGCGGGAGAAGCCGGCAAGGGCTTTGCCGTAGTTGCGGACGAGGTAAGAAATCTTGCAGGCAAGGTCGCACAGGCGGCAAGCGATACCACAACGCTTATCGGGGATTCTATCAAGGCGGTAGAGGACGGTACAGCAATCGCAAACGATACGGCGCAAACGCTCGCTCTTATCGTTGAAACCACAACGCAGACGGCTGATCTGATTGAGGATATTTCAACAGCCTGCGAAGAACAGGCAACAGCTATATCTCAGATAACAGCAGGTGTCGATCAGATTTCCTCCGTTGTACAGACAAACTCCGCTACAAGCGAAGAATGTGCCGCATCAGCAGAAGAATTATCTTCACAGGCGACTATTCTTGACGGTATGGTAAGCAAATTCAAATTAAGCAAAAAGGCAATTGCAGAAGAACCGGAGAAAGCCGCAGGCAAGGCTGACGAAAGCGAGAAAACAGCTTCGGCAAAACCTGAAAAAGCAGATAACCCGGAAGCTAAAAAGCCGTCCGAGCCAAAGCGTGACAAGGAAAAACCGGCAAAAAGCAAGCAGGAAATAAAGAAAACCACTGCGGAGGCTAAAGAAATAAAAGCCGAGAAGCCTGCTGTCGCAAGCAAGCCTGCGGATATAATCACAGATAAAAAGGTACCTGAAAGCAAGCCGATTGCAAGTACGCAGATAAAGAAAAACGAAAGCAAACCGGTTGCGAATACGCAGATAAAGAAAACCGAAAGCAAACCGGTTGCAAGTACGCAGATAAAGAAAAACGAAAGCAAGCCGGTTGCAAATACGCAGATAAAGAAAAACGAAAGCAAGCCGGTTTCGAATACGCAGAAAAAGAAAATCGAAAGCACAGACGAAAACAAGAAGAAAAACAGCGAATCGGCAATAAAAGCCATATCTGCCGACTTCAAAACGGAAAAAGCCAAAACGGAGGCTCCTGCACAAAAGAAAGCGAAAGCTATAGGAATCTCGCATTTTGACACGGCTGTAAATTCGGAAAATGAGTTTACAGAGGACGCAAACGATAAATATTAA